The genomic segment AAACTCACGTTCAATTGTCAGTACTCTAGGTACACTCGCTTTCCTTCAAATATTCACTTCTACTGTGTGAAGAAAGCGCCCAAAGGCGAGTTCATCCCGATATTGCGAGGTTACGAGACAGATTGATCTCCTTGACCTGATAGCCTGTGATAGTTCATACTGGCTGACTCTGTGCTGAAGGCGGCGCGACACCAATCGCGAGCAGCGCCAACGTATTCGAAAAGGTCCGAGCCGAGATCCCTGAGCTTGTGGAAGAAATTAGCAAGCGTGGCTTGGGGATGAAGATGGTCTTTCGTGCCCCTGGGAATGAAGCCAAGGTCAATCAATTCAACTGGGCTGGCGAGCACAGCTTCGGGCAAGAACTTACTCCAGAAGACGACGAAGCGACGACAAAGCAAAAAGTTGAAAAGCAAGTCCGCAAGTTGACATCAGATTTCAAATGGAACGAGGATGGAAGTCTCGAGTTGACGCAGCATATTCCCGGTAGGCTCCCGCAGAATGCTGCTCAGCTAGCATCAAGAGAAAGGAATTCAATTCTGACGTGAACTTCAACTATAGGCATACGCAGGCTGCCAGCGAGCGGCAGGCCAGTCTGGTTCAACGGCCTGGTCGGGCGTCATGGTATTACACGAGACATTGGTGCTCTCGATCCTCCTCATATCGGCCGTGACGGAATGACTTGTAAGTTCTTGCAGAAAGCTTACGTGACGCAAGCTCACTGATATGCTGCCAGATCTTCCTAGCGTCTACGGAGACGATACTGAGATCCCGCGTAGACTTCTTGACAAGCTTATCGACGTCATTGATAAGGAAGAGATTAGCTTGATTCTTGAAGAGGGAGATCTTTTGTTAGTTGACAACTTCCAAGTCTCACACGGAAGAGAACCGTGGGAGGGCGACAGGCAGATATTAGTATCGATGTGGGACACACCAATCTCAATCGGGGAGTACTGATCCGCGCCCCATGAGTCTCAAAGAATGGCCGGTATTAAGTCGTCAAAGGGAACCTCTTCATAGCTGGAAGAAGAAAGAGTCATAGTTTCGGTACTGTTATTCAGTCCTCAAGTAATATACGGTGAGCTAGTCACAGCACGCAGGGACCCTTCTATTTCTCAGTTTCGACTGAAATACACGTCTTTTTCCTCGAATCTCTGAGCTCCACTCCATGACCGAGTTGGCGAAAAGATTTATGTTTCAGGTGAGTGATCCTTGGAGCCACTCCGGGATCTTGAGCTTCACCTACAAAGTATACTGATAGGTAGGGTGGCACTGCCATTTTTCACCCAACTTAGTCGACCGTGATCCCAAGCGTGTGCCTTCGTTCTGAAGATCCTTGTCCCCGGCAACGCGAAGCTTATGGTTACGCCAACGAAGGTAGAAGTGCAGCGAAGTGGCCAGAAGAATGCACATTCCAGAGAAGGCCACATTAATGATGTTTGCCTGCCAATACTGCGGGCCATGGGACTTTGGGTAAAAGTAGCTTGCGTAAATAGAAGCCAGGTTAGATCCGGCGTTCACGACAGCGTATGATACAGCTCGTTTAGTCGCCGGCCGAGGAAGTGTGGTCGAGACCCATGACAAGATACATCCGAACGAGCCATATACACTCATCATCATGAATGTCGCCGTGTATCGGGCTGCAACGTTGAGAGTAGTTGCCGAGATGATGAAGCCGACGCTGCAAAAGACCTGCGGCCACACGATGTGCAGCCATCTCTCACGATGCTTGTCGCTATGCCAAGAGTTTGTGATGCCCAATATCGCTGCGAACACGTATGGCGGAGCAGAGAGAAGCAATGTATTTCTTTGGTTGTAACCGAGTGTCGCTACAATGGTGGGAAAGAAGTTGGTAAAAGCAGCCGCAGTGTTGAGTCCGAGCTGCATGAGCCAGATCATGTATAGTGCTGGATCCGTAAACGTCATCTTCAGACCTTGCAACGCTGATGCTTCTTCTCGATTATCTTCTTCGACTGCTTCTTCGGTGATTCGAAGGATAGCAAGCTTTCTCTCCTCATCGGTGAGCCATTTGGTAGTCGCTGGATAGTCCGGAAGTGTGAGATACGTAACGATGGCGACCGGAATTGGGATTGTGCCCTCAATGATGACTGTTTTGATGAAGTCAGAATATCACCAGACACTGATTTCAAAAAAGAAAAACTCACAAAGCCATCTCCAATCTGCGAGGCCCAGCTTTCCATTCATGCCTCCCATGATGGCGCTGCCCAGAAGGCCACCGAAAGCACCTGCCATCTGTCCTGCAGCATAAAGTACCGAGATACGGACAGCGAGCTCCTTCTTAGTATACCACGAGCTGAAGAGGTACAAGGCACCAGCTATAGCGTGGTTAGCCACAAGTCTGTGATGGTAATTAGTGGAAACTAACGGAAGAAGGGTGCCTCAACAAAGCCCAGGAGAAATCGGAGAACTACAGCTCCCTTGTAGTTTTGAACAGCGCCGGTGGAGGCACTGACCACAGCCCAACAGCACATGACGACTGGAAGAAAGATGCTGGGTCTCATCTTGTTGAGAATCATGTTTGTGGGAACCTGTGTGAGGATGTATCCAACGAAGAAGACACTGATAATGGTATTGTACTGGGTTCCAACCAGGCCGATGTCCTTTTCAAAGTTTCCTAGACGGGCTGTCGCGATCTGATCACAGTTAGGGTGATTCCTTGTAGCGAAGATCACATTGCTTTACATTGTTGCGGTCCAAGTAATTGAGCACATGTACTTCTCAGTAACCATGTCAGTGAGAGCTCCGCTATGAAAAATCTGGATGAACTTATAGAGTAGCATCATCAAGGGCATCCTAAAACAGCGGTCAGAAACACCAGACTGCGTACGACAAGCCATCGAGCCACTCACATCCGAACGTCAATCCTCCGCACAAGGCGTCGCTCTTTCAAGTCCCTGTTCTCGATGGGTACATTCTGGGATATGTTTGATTTCAGTGGGTGATCGAGCGTTTCGATATGAAGGCCCAGAGTGTCGTCTTTACGAAGGTCATTCAACGCCATCCTTGTGTGCAAATGAGATATTCTAGTGCGTTCGATCTTGAGATGGACGCATTGGTGTGGAATGAGGCTCGGACGCAGTCACATACTTATTTACGGCCGACCGAAGAGAGGTCATCGGACTGCTTGCCGATATCCGCGACCTACTCACGGATACAACTTTCTTATTGCTCAGATCTAGTTCCTTACCCCGCAAGAAATCGTGGAGAATCTGTTCTAGCAGTGGATCTCGTGCGAGAAGAATGGCTACATGGCAATAATAGTCAGATGTGTGCTGAAATCAGGCCAGGCGAGTGGATTGGTTGGTCGGAACGTGCTTACGAGCCGGTCGGTTCTCGCATGATCTTGGTCTATTGTACCATGAACAGATAGATCGACAGGGCTTCATCGGAAAGTAATCTTGTTGGCTGTTTTGAGACATGGGTGTTGATGCTGGAAGGAAGGTAGCATCAACTATGTCATGTGGTGCTTAAGAAGTTGCCTGCAACGAGTGCAATTGTCACAACATCCGGACTCGGACCATCGAGCTCATAGTCCTACAAGACAAGCCTACACAAGCCTTCGAGGCTTTAATACACTTCCCAGAACCACCGTATGCTCAGCTCTACGTTACGGTACCTAGGTCTACATTCATATCTGAATTTTAGTATTCATCAGCATTCCACCCTAGTGAAATTAGGCACTTGCGCATCAAGATCCCAGTTTCCCCGCAACCCCGGATATCCATACCCGTTGGCGTTAACCCCAGATCGTGGGGTTGATTATCTGTAAGGGCTTTTGAACGTACAGCACAACCTGTTGGCGCCGCTAGAATACAGCCAGCAGCACTGGTTGGTCCTACGGCTCGGGAATCGGATATTCTGAGGTTCTGAGCTCGCATCAAAGGTCCTAGCGGTCGGGTATTGTCACAATACGTCACGCTTCCTCGCAAGCCTCGCTTTGTCAGCGGGGTCGATTCAGTTGAGCTGCACGCAAGTACAGGGGAGAGGATGTAAGGAAACCAAGCGAGGGCTTGCATGATGTGCTCGGAGAAGTCCCCGATATCGCTGAGTATGGCGGGAACTTTGCCCGAATACCGTGCTTTTCTGCAGAAGGACATGAATGGGCAGATATTTTGACATGTTCCAAGGTTTAAAGACTCTGAATCCCCATCTCATCGGACTTTGTTGTAAACCAGCACATTTTGACCGCGTGTCTCCACCGGTACACGACGTATTGCAAGATAGATCGAGACTCTTCCCAGCCCAGCAACTCAGAAAATCTCTGAATAATAACGCAACCATAAGATGCCTAGTGCTATCAAGCCAATCGTACTCCACATAGGAGACCCTATACAGTATAATCCAGAGCGATACAGGGCGTTGGAAGAGATCGCTACAATTATCAGGCCAACCATAGAAGAGAGGCAGAGGGACGCCTTCTTGAAGGCCCTGAAGGAACAGCAATGGGGCAATTTCTCAGCGATCCTGCGACCCTTTTGGAACTCAGGCGGTGAGATGGGCCTTTGGGACGAAGAGCTCATCTCATTCTTGCCTTCCTCCGTCAAAGTCTTTGCCTCCGCAGGTGCTGGATATGACTGGGCAGATGTTGGTATTTTGGCTGGAAAAGGTACACCACTACCCTCCTTCTCAACATCTTCGAGACGTTTTGTTGACATGAACAACAGGAATCTTGTATTGCAATGGAGCATCAGCATCGTCAGAAGCTGTGGCAGACATGGCGCTTTACCACATTATATCAGTGTTCCGCAACATGCAATGGACCAATACGGCAGCACGTAGTGGTAACGCAGACCAGTTCCTTGATGCACACCGGCATAATAGCGAGACAGCACACAACCCTGCAGGGCACACACTCGGCATTATTGGCCTCGGAAACATCGGTTATCGCATTGCACAGAAGGCATTTGCCGCCTTTGGCATGAAGATAGCATATGTCGATCCTATCCTCAAGCAAGCGGAGCAGGAAGCCACTGTCAAAGCAGTGAGATACCCAGACCTGGACTCCATGCTCGCTGTCGCAGATTGTGTGGTTATTTCCGCCCCTGGAGACGCAGAAGGCGGCAAGGCCCTTATGGATGCCTCACGCCTAGCGAAGATGAAAGCAGGATCTCGATTAGTCAATGTTGGGCGTGGAAACCTGGTAGATGAGGAGGCATTGGCTGATGCGCTAGAGTCAGGGCATCTTTTCGCTGCTGGACTCGATGTACACTCGAACGAGCCTCACATCAACAAGCGTCTGATCTCCATGAGAGATGTAAGTCTGACATGCCACACCGCTGGTGGAGCTGTTGAGACGAGAATCGGCTTTGAGGATTTGGCTATCCAAAACGTCACTGAAGTACTACTAGGGAAGGAACCTTTGACGGCGGTGAACAAACATTTAATTGGGTAGATGAGACGTGGAAACCTATACTATGATTAAGTCTCTTGTCTGAGGAAGACTGCATCTGCGTGGGTTCTCCGTTCTCGTCGTTATTATTGTTGTTCTGTTGAGGAGGACTAGCTAGCTTGATAGACTGCAACTCCTTGATGCATATGAGCTCATGCGCGGGGAGTTGTTCATCTCGAACATGAAGTCAAATAGTCAAGGATTTAAAGCGCTCAGTTTTCAATTCTTAGTGGAAATTATTTTGGTATCAGTGTATTGACTTGTATCATCTTTTCAACATTGATCCAGGTTAAACACCAGGCTGTGCTACTAGCCATGAACCGTCCAGGTCCAGGTCTACCTTGCCATGTAAGACCAAGCTAAGACGGCTTTGCTCTATCCTTTTCCGTTGTCTAGCATCATGCTGTATGTCCTGGTCGGTTGGATTTGGGGTTACCGATCAGGGCGCTTTCAGCTCATAACAAAGACTCGGCCATTGATGGGCACATGAAGTTTGCATGTGCATGCCTTAGCGTGCAAATATGCTTCATGATCTCCGTAGCTACCCAGAATTTGACTCAATCAAATTGGAAAGATGTCTCAAAAGGAATCTATGACATAGGTAGTCTGATATGGTATGATTGATGCTGATCACCCGGGTCTCTTTCTCTACACATCATTATCTTAGTATTCAGGGGAGATCACGATTACGAAATCAACTATGAGACAGATGACAACATGGTCTTCTAATACTTTGTTCTTCGGGAcaacggaaattaatttagcCGACTGTAACAATGACCTTGCTGAGTGACTCCGAAGGGGCTGCCTAGAGAGAACTGGACCGGATTCTAGTGATATGGGCAGCACATGCTAGACGAGGGACACTAGTGACAATAGAGGAGAGCCTAGAAATATCTGGTGATCCGAGAGGAGAGTACAAGCAACTCTTGGCTGCAGTTTTGGGTGCAATTGCAGTAAGTCAGCCTGCTGTCCAATCCACTGGATCTCAGGTGGAGTAGGATGAGGGAGAGTAGGCACACGTGAAGTAACACTCCGATGCATACACGCAACTAAGTGGTGGCATGAACATTAATTCGAGAGACTGGGTATCTACTATGGCCGAATGGAAATAAGCCACCTGTTTTCCGTTGGAAAAGATGTATGCTTAAATCTCGAAGACCCGTGTCTAATTCTATATGACTGGAATAATTCCATCATTATACGTAACAACCTAGATCCAAAATCGGTACGCTTTTCAACCCACTCACGAACGCTGATTTCTCAAACGCTCAGACTCAGCCAAAGCGAGTGCGCGAATAACAACAAGATGGCGGGTGCAGTCTTCGCAAACGCCCCTAACAACGCTGCCTCCATCGAGCTCAATAATCTTCTTGCAAGGCTCGGGGTTTTGACAGCGCTCAAACTTGCCGGGAAGGAAGACTGAGGCGTATGGCTTACCGCATTGCGTGCAATAGAATGCAACGGACGGTTGGTCACACATATCGAGCGGTGGGCGCAGGATGTTCCGCAAAGGTTCTTCGAGTAGAGTGGCTTTAGGTCTGAGGAGGTTGCAGTGGATCAGTTGTGTAGGTATAGGATGCTATGTGTTGTCGTGGAAATGGTACGCTTATCGTGGGTAGGATTCTGATGTACCTTGTGTCCTAATGTAGAGGAATCATTGCACTTTTAAAGATTTTGGCGAAGGTCTAATCTACGTTTCTAACCTGGTCACCTAGGCAATGAATGCCATGATAGTGGCATTGTAACGAAAACAATCATAAAAAGGGCTTTGTTCAGCGTCTGAAACATCGAATTTGGGAATTGAGGCTTTGCGTCTGCAAAGAATTGATTGGACCAAGCACCTTGGTTTTGAAGTTTTGAAAGTAAACTGGATCTATCTCAAGGTTTTCAAGGTCAAAAATAGCACGGAGACTTCGAACAAAGCATGATTTCGTGGCAGTGTCAACATCGAGTTGAGCTATGCGTCCAACATCAGGTTACTGCTAGAACAACGCAATTGTCTTCGGCGCGCAGGAAAGAACTTGTGTGTTACCGTCAAGAACAACGCGAAGGCAACAATTAAGGGAAGTAGACATAAGTACTAAGTTGATAACTGGATATATCCGAGAGACCTAGCATAACTACGTAGTAGAGTAAGTAAGTGCTTATAAAGCTGGGAAGTGCGGGAAAGCACATGCAACTCTTGACCATTAGTATGCCTGCCTCAGTTCAGCTATCTCAATTGACCTCTTTTACTTAAGGTATTGattttgggggggggggggggggtctgGTATTGACTAGCCTACACGTTGTCTACCTAGGTAGCCCAAATACCAAGTTGATCGTACCGCCCAAGGTTCTGGAAAGCAAATCATGGTGACTGAAGAGATCTGACGATACCTCGGCCGCCACTGGCTCACGACATAATGATACCCATGACAAGTCGAAAAACGGAAACCCTGAAATTGGGGGGTTTGCAGCATGGCTCTTCTACCACCTCGGCTAGCATCATCGCGAAAACCGAATGGAGCCATTTTAGCCAGGTTCGTCCACTTTTAGCTTAAACGCAATGCAACCTGCCACACCCGGCATCCCGCCCAGGGTCAATTGAGCCAGGCATTTATCCGTGAGGGGTGCAGGGCCAACGTCATTTACCCCGGATTCATTCAGAGCGATATAAAGCATCCATACCATGACGAGATTAGTCCGTGACATCTGGTAGAAGGTTGGGTAGTATCATATTTGTGTTGTATTTGGATTCAATGACACTGAGACAGCCGATATGAAGTCCACTGTTTTCATGCCACTGGCCTCAGTCGTTGCATTGCTTCCGAGTGAGTTCACCAGGTTATCAGCATTGACCAAACTATCTACCCAAGGCTAACTTTCCGGATAGCTTTCGCACAAGGACTTGTGAACCCTATCATTCCGGGGTTTAATCCGGACCCAACGATCATTAGAGTTGGTCAAGACTTCTTCCTTGCAACTAGCACTTTTGAGTTCTTTCCCGGCGTCCCCATTTACCACTCAACCGACCTGTGAGTCTACTTGTTTCCGAGCGACCTGCGTAGCACCGTGTTACCCAATGCTCACTCAACCGATGCAGCGTGAAGTGGGAAAACATTGGCCATGCACTATCGCGGCCGTCCCAGCTGAACATGCGCGGTACCGCTCCGAGTGGTGGTATCTTTGCGCCAACGCTGAGACACCACGACGGTCTCTTTTACTTGATTGACACAGTGTTCGACGTGATCAGCCCTCCGGACAATGTGAGTTCTTTAAGCGTAGTACCTTATGTGAGAGGAACTTTGGCCACTTACTGGTGGACTTTTCCCATAGGTTACACGGGTGCCCCGTTCATTTTACGTCACGACCCCGAATATATTTGATCAGGCTAGTTGGAGTGAACCTACATATGTTGACCAGTGGGGCTTCGACCCGGACCTCTTTTTTGACGATGATGGGAAAGTCTATTTGACTTCGACATTCTCTGAATTTGTCGAGAATGGTAATTTTGCAAACTGGATCACCGAGATCGATATCAAGACTGGCGACTCCTTGAGTAATTCCCGTGTTCTCCACACGACAACGGTACCTCCAGAGCTTGGCTACCCACTCGTAAGCCTCATTCGCCATAACGACCAGCATAATATGAAACCGTCTTAGCTAATCGTCAACCGAACTATCTTTGACCGAGGGGAGCCACTTGTACAAACTCAACGGCACATATTACATGGTCACTGCCGATTCGGGAACCGAGGCTAATCACAAAGCAAATGTATATCGCTCTCAGACTCTGGACGGGCCGTGGGAAGGAAACCCTCATAACCCTGTATTGTGGAATGGCGAAGATATGTCTCTGCCAGTACTTGCTACGGGGCACGCAGACATTGTTGACGACGCCGATGGAAACTGGTGGGCCGTTTTCCTAGCGATTCGACCACAGAATCCTAGGAACAGTACTGGACTTCCTCAGCTTGGTCGCGAGACCTTCCTGTGTCCTGTTACATGGGACGCTGACGGGTGGCCCATGTTCAACAACAACGAGCCGATTGCTGAATACATGCCCGACGTTCTGTACGACTTGAACCGGCCCAAGATATGGCGCGACGATTTCGAGGGTGGACTCACTGATGAAGCCTACTACTATACACGGACACCATACAAAGGCTTCACAGACTTCGAGTCCAGCCCTGGCAAGCTCCGAATCAGAGGCAATGTTTACACTCTGAACGATCGCGAAACCCCGGCAGCACTACTTCGCAAGCAGGTCGACATCAATACTACCTTTAGCACCGAAGTCAGCTCTTTCAGCCCGGCATCGTGGAGACAGGAGGCCGGTGCGAGTGTCTATCTCAGCATTCACTACCACAACGAAGTCGCCATGACTTACTCGAATGATACTGGTAGGCGATGCATAGTCACGCACACTAGAACGGGTCCCGACGCTACACTCAATACTACCTACATTGAGGATGAGGATGTTGCCAATGGTGAGCCAGTGAAGCTTTTCATCGAGGCCAAGGATGTAGAATATCGTTTAGGATACTCTACAGGCGATAAAGCGCCAAGTTGGCTTGCGACTGTTGAGAATCGCTGGCTCCAGTCATACGTTGAGGGCTGGCAGAACTTCGTCGGAACCCATTTCGCGATCTACAGTACCGGAACCAGACTTCCGACTCTAAATCCTGCGGTACATTGAGTCTATTCCAAGCTTCCATAACGTAGCAAGGCTAACATCACTGTTTTTTAGGACTTTGAGTACGTCCAGACTGAACTGAACTAGCGTGGCGGTATGAGGTTAGAGGAGAATTTGCAGGGACAGGCAACCAGTTTAATCGATGTGTTTCACCGGATAGATGTAGCTATCACCTTCGAATGTCATTTCCGAGAAGGAAGACACATCTGAAATGGTGCTCTTACATTACACATGTGTATCTTGCATCAACACGTGGGTAGATCTTCCAGCTCCGTAGCCTCTATTATTTGGCATTGACCGTTTCTTGAGGTTCACAACATCATGTACTTAATTAAGTGCCTTTGAGAAAAGAGCCCGAAGTAGTGACTTCTGAGGCGTGAAAGCATAAACGACGATAAAATGTTTCAAACTTCTTGTAATTCCATGAAATGTGTTTTAAGATGATCTGCCTCCTTTAGCGTTTGCTACACCTCCTTACCTACTTTGTTTTCTTAGACACGCGACCGCTAGATCAGGTCCTCAGATGTGACTTCAGGACTTAGTGCAGACCAGGCGGCAGTACCTTCTGACAGGCCCGAGGTTCAAGACCATCCTGATGAACGATCAGAATGACCCGTGTAAGTTGGGGTTCCGAGAGTTAGACCAACTTGATTTGATTGGCTCGTACGGAACGGTCCCTCTCCATTTCTCAGTATCCACCTCTGAAATTCCGTTTCGATCTGCCGGTGGAGCAATCCGATTGGCCCAGACGGAATCATCAAACTGTATGAAGCAATCCGAAGTATGCTTTCGGAATTTCGGCCGCCCACACTTGAATGTGAAGGAACATGGACTTACGAGAGTCTGCACTGCTGAAGTCAAACAAGCTAGGCATATATTAGGCCTTCATTATCCTCCTAGATGTGCGGAAATCCAATGACCCGATAACACCAGAGATCAGAAATCCAGGCAGACATGGACGCCAAACAGCTATTGCCAGTTGCAACCGCGCACCCTTTCGCGTCGATCACAGCCTTTCTGGCTGTTCTCATCGGCCTCTATACGTTCTACTACCGGAAAATACATCCTTTGGCCAGATTCCATGGCCCTTTTCTTGCGTCAGTTACCAACTTCTGGAGACTTCGGGAACTATGGAACTTGCACCTACCGGAGACCCTAGTCGTTCTGCACGAGAAGTATGGGGATGTCGTCCGCATTGGCCCCAACATGCTTTCCTTCAGACAAGGGAGTGCCGTACCGAGGATTTACAAGGCTGGCCGAACTTTGGCCAAGACAGCTTTTTATGATGGCTTCACTTCTTTCAATCCCAATTTGTTTGGAACTCGAGATGAAGAGGTGAGTCGTTGGAAGTTTCGCAAGGTATGGGAGATCACACACTGATTTTCCAAGGTACACTCGATGCGGCGACGGCAGATGGCACACGCATTCTCTTTGCAGTCGATCAAAGAAATGGAGCAGCACATTGACGGTCACATGCTTCAATTCCGCAATAACCTCGACGAGTACTCCCAAACTGGCCAAGTTTTCGACCTCAAGGAACTGATAGCCTTCTTTGTCCTTGATGTTCTAGGAGATCTCGCCTTCCGCTGTCAATTGGACTCGCAGATCGAAAAGGACATTTCGAAATTGCCTCCCATCAATGACCACATCTTTCTTGCTTGCCTAATGGGCATGATTCCTGATTTTATGCCGCTCATCAAAGCTATCTCTCCATGGATCCCGATTCCATGGCTGC from the Colletotrichum lupini chromosome 3, complete sequence genome contains:
- a CDS encoding glycosyl hydrolase family 43 — its product is MKSTVFMPLASVVALLPTFAQGLVNPIIPGFNPDPTIIRVGQDFFLATSTFEFFPGVPIYHSTDLVKWENIGHALSRPSQLNMRGTAPSGGIFAPTLRHHDGLFYLIDTVFDVISPPDNVTRVPRSFYVTTPNIFDQASWSEPTYVDQWGFDPDLFFDDDGKVYLTSTFSEFVENGNFANWITEIDIKTGDSLSNSRVLHTTTVPPELGYPLTLDGPWEGNPHNPVLWNGEDMSLPVLATGHADIVDDADGNWWAVFLAIRPQNPRNSTGLPQLGRETFLCPVTWDADGWPMFNNNEPIAEYMPDVLYDLNRPKIWRDDFEGGLTDEAYYYTRTPYKGFTDFESSPGKLRIRGNVYTLNDRETPAALLRKQVDINTTFSTEVSSFSPASWRQEAGASVYLSIHYHNEVAMTYSNDTGRRCIVTHTRTGPDATLNTTYIEDEDVANGEPVKLFIEAKDVEYRLGYSTGDKAPSWLATVENRWLQSYVEGWQNFVGTHFAIYSTGTRLPTLNPADFEYVQTELN